A stretch of the Tachysurus vachellii isolate PV-2020 chromosome 26, HZAU_Pvac_v1, whole genome shotgun sequence genome encodes the following:
- the smarca1 gene encoding probable global transcription activator SNF2L1, protein MSDEELPSTSGEREGEKEQDRPFQLAPPPKARIKETTEDPEYEEKRNADRANRFEFLLKQTELFAHFIQPASAKSPTSPLKVRLGRPRVKPDEKQSLLSVGDNRHRRTEQEEDEELLSESRKATNIVVRFEESPSYVKNGALRDYQIRGLNWMISLYENGINGILADEMGLGKTLQTIALLGYLKHYRNIPGPHMVLVPKSTLHNWMSEFKRWVPSLRAVCLIGDKDARAAFIRDVMMPGEWDVCVTSYEMVIREKSVFKKFNWRYLVIDEAHRIKNEKSKLSEIVREFKTTNRLLLTGTPLQNNLHELWSLLNFLLPDVFNSASDFDSWFDTNNCLGDQKLVERLHAVLRPFLLRRIKREVEKSLPPKKEVKIYLGLSKMQREWYTRILMKDIDILNSAGKMDKMRLLNILMQLRKCCNHPYLFDGAEPGPPYTTDTHLVTNSGKMLMLDKLLPKLNEQGSRVLIFSQMTRVLDILEDYCMWRGYEYCRLDGNTPHEDRQQAINMYNAPDSTKFIFMLSTRAGGLGINLATADVVILYDSDWNPQVDLQAMDRAHRIGQKKQVRVFRLITENTVEERIVERAEMKLRLDSIVIQQGRLIEQQNKLGKDEMLQMIRHGATHVFASKDSELTDEDIDTILERGAKKTAEMNERMQNLGESSLRNFTMDTGTMETSLYNFEGEDYREKQKMNMMEWIEPPKRERKANYAVDAYFREALRVSEPRAPKAPRPPKQPNIQDFQFFPPRLFELLEMEILYYRKTIGYKVPRASDIPNSAQVQKEEQRKIDEAEPLTPEETEEKEKLLTQGFTNWNKRDFNQFIKANEKYGRDDIDSIAREVEGKTPEEVIEYSAVFWERCNELQDIERIMAQIERGEARIQRRISIKKALDVKIARYKAPFHQLRIQYGTNKGKNYTEEEDRFLICMLHKMGFDKENVYEELRQCVRNTPQFRFDWFIKSRTAMELQRRCNTLISLIEKENTEIEEKEKAEKKKRAPKGQSAHKRKAETSSERKEKKLKA, encoded by the exons ATGTCTGATGAAGAGCTACCGTCCACTTCCGGGGAGCGCGAGGGCGAAAAGGAGcag gatcgTCCGTTCCAGTTGGCGCCGCCTCCAAAAGCTAGAATTAAAGAAACAACAGAGGATCCTGAATATGaagaaaagaga aatGCAGATCGGGCAAACAGGTTtgagtttttattaaaacagactGAACTCTTCGCTCACTTCATTCAGCCGGCGAGTGCAAAATCTCCCACATCTCCTCTGAAAGTGCGCCTCGGACGACCTCGAGTTAAACCGGATGAAAAACAGAGCCTGCTGTCAGTGGGAGA tAATCGTCATCGACGTACAGAgcaggaggaagatgaggagctGCTGTCAGAGAGCAGAAAGGCCACCAACATCGTTGTCCGCTTCGAGGAGTCACCATCAt ATGTGAAGAACGGAGCTCTGAGAGATTACCAGATCAGAGGACTGAACTGGATGATTTCTCTCTATGAGAACGGCATCAACGGCATCCTGGCTGATGAAAtg ggtttgGGGAAGACCCTGCAGACGATAGCGTTACTCGGGTATCTGAAGCACTACAGGAACATTCCTGGCCCACACATGGTCCTAGTGCCCAAGTCCACGCTGCACAACTGGATGAGCGAGTTTAAACGCTGGGTTCCGTCACTGAGAGCTGTTTGTCTGATTGGGGACAAAGACGCTCGA gcAGCGTTTATCCGTGACGTGATGATGCCAGGTGAGTGGGACGTGTGTGTCACGTCGTATGAGATGGTGATCCGAGAGAAATCTGTCTTTAAGAAGTTTAACTGGAGGTACCTGGTGATCGACGAGGCTCATCGTATCAAAAACGAGAAGTCTAag TTATCTGAAATCGTTCGTGAGTTTAAGACGACAAATCGTCTTTTACTGACTGGAACTCCGTTACAGAACAACCTGCATGAGCTCTGGTCTCTACTTAACTTCCTGCTTCCAGACGTGTTTAACTCTGCCTCT gaCTTTGATTCATGGTTTGACACTAACAACTGTCTGGGAGATCAGAAGCTGGTGGAGAGACTGCATgca GTGCTCCGTCCCTTCCTGCTTCGTCGGATCAAACGGGAAGTGGAGAAGAGTCTTCCTCCCAAGAAGGAAGTGAAGATCTACCTGGGTCTGAGTAAAATGCAGAGAGAAT gGTACACACGCATCCTGATGAAGGACATCGACATCCTGAACTCGGCGggtaaaatggataaaatgcgTCTGTTGAACATCCTGATGCAGCTGCGGAAGTGCTGTAATCACCCGTATCTGTTCGACGGAGCTGAGCCTGGACCACCGTATACCACCGACACACACCTCGTCACCAACAGCGGCAAGATGCTCATGCTTGATAAATTGCTACCCAAACTCAACGAgcaag gttctcGGGTGTTGATTTTCAGTCAGATGACACGTGTGCTGGACATTCTGGAGGATTACTGCATGTGGAGAGGATACGAGTACTGCAGACTGGATGGAAACACACCACACGAGGACAGACAG CAAGCGATCAACATGTACAACGCTCCAGACAGCACAAAGTTCATCTTCATGCTCAGCACTCGTGCAGGAGGACTTGGAATCAATCTGGCAACCGCCGATGTCGTCATATTGTACGACTCAGACTGGAATCCACAAGTCGACCTGCAGGCAATG GACCGTGCTCACAGGATCGGTCAGAAGAAGCAGGTTCGAGTGTTTAGACTCATTACTGAGAACACGGTGGAGGAGCGGATAGTCGAGAGAGCGGAGATGAAACTACGCCTGGACTCTATAGTCATCCagcaag gccgTTTGATTGAGCAACAGAATAAACTGGGGAAGGATGAGATGCTGCAGATGATCAGACACGGAGCGACGCACGTCTTTGCCTCCAAAGACAGCGAGCTGACAGACGAGGACATCGACACCATCCTGGAGAGAGGAGCCAAAAAG ACAGCGGAGATGAACGAGAGGATGCAGAACCTGGGTGAGAGCTCACTGAGAAACTTCACCATGGATACGGGCACCATGGAAACCAGCCTGTACAACTTTGAGGGAGAGGATTACAGAGAGAAGCAGAAG atgAACATGATGGAGTGGATCGAGCCtcctaagagagagagaaaagcaaacTACGCCGTGGATGCTTATTTCAGAGAGGCGCTCAGAGTCAGTGAGCCCAGAGCTCCAAag gccCCTCGTCCTCCGAAGCAACCTAATATTCAGGATTTTCAGTTTTTCCCTCCACGTCTGTTTGAGCTGTTGGAGATGGAGATACTGTATTACAGGAAGACCATCGGATACaag gttccACGTGCCTCTGACATCCCCAACTCAGCTCAGGTACAGAAGGAGGAACAGAGGAAGATTGATGAAGCAGAACCTCTCACACCTGAAGAGactgaggagaaggagaagctgctcacacag ggttTTACGAACTGGAACAAACGTGACTTTAACCAGTTCATCAAAGCGAATGAGAAATACGGTCGGGACGACATAGACAGCATTGCTCGCGAGGTGGAGGGCAAAACACCTGAGGAGGTCATCGAATAttcag ctgtattCTGGGAGCGCTGTAATGAACTCCAGGACATTGAGAGGATCATGGCTCAGATTGAGAGAGGAGAAGCTCGAATCCAGAGACGCATCAGCATTAAAAAAGCCCTGGATGTGAAG atagcGCGTTATAAAGCTCCATTCCACCAGTTGCGTATCCAGTACGGCACTAATAAAGGGAAGAACTACACGGAGGAGGAGGATCGCTTCCTGATCTGCATGCTGCACAAGATGGGCTTCGATAAGGAGAACGTGTACGAGGAGCTGCGGCAGTGTGTGAGGAACACACCTCAGTTCCGCTTCGACTGGTTCATCAAGTCCAGGACggccatg gagctTCAGAGACGTTGTAACACACTCATCTCTCTGATCGAGAAAGAAAACACGGAAAtcgaggagaaagaaaaagcagagaaaaagaaaagagctcCCAAAGGACAATCA gcccACAAGCGTAAAGCTGAAACCTCATCTgagaggaaggaaaagaagTTGAAGGCCTGA